In a single window of the Elaeis guineensis isolate ETL-2024a chromosome 6, EG11, whole genome shotgun sequence genome:
- the LOC105060039 gene encoding small ribosomal subunit protein uS9c yields MAISLSSLTSSFSSLSFSSQISSKPQTLYLPRIWPPPKAAPLRRNPSSAIVASSSSSTAVAAVAGGVFAPTTADLEGISLEKYVKSRLPGGFAAQKIIGTGRRKCAIARVVLQEGTGKFIINYRDAKEYLQGNPLWLQYIRTPLVTLGYESNYDVFVKAHGGGLSGQAQAISLGIARALLKVSENHRAPLRKEGLLTRDSRVVERKKVGLKKARKAPQYSKR; encoded by the exons ATGGcgatctctctctcctctcttacctcctccttctcctctctctccttctcctcccAAATCTCCTCAAAGCCACAAACTCTTTACCTCCCTCGGATTTGGCCTCCCCCCAAGGCCGCGCCCCTCCGGAGGAATCCTTCCTCCGCGATCGTCGCCTCGTCCTCCTCTTCCACTGCAGTCGCTGCTGTGGCCGGCGGCGTGTTCGCCCCCACGACGGCGGACCTGGAGGGGATTAGCTTGGAGAAGTATGTGAAATCGAGGCTTCCAGGCGGGTTCGCTGCCCAGAAGATCATCGGGACCGGCCGGAGGAAATGCGCTATAGCTCGCGTTGTACTCCAAGAAGGGACCGGAAAGTTCATCATCAACTACCGGGACGCCAAG GAATATCTCCAAGGAAATCCTTTATGGCTGCAATATATCAGAACTCCCTTAGTGACTTTAGGGTATGAGAGCAACTATGATGTTTTTGTTAAAGCTCATGGAGGTGGGCTCTCAGGTCAGGCACAGGCAATTTCTCTTGGTATCGCACGTGCTTTGCTTAAGGTCAGCGAGAACCATAGGGCTCCTTTGAGGAAAGAAGGTCTTCTGACTAGAGATTCTCGAGTTGTAGAAAGAAAGAAAGTTGGTCTCAAGAAGGCACGCAAAGCCCCTCAATACTCAAAGCGTTAA
- the LOC105060038 gene encoding uncharacterized protein isoform X2, whose amino-acid sequence MSSSMLNSISVSVSDDEEVTGRMRVRVRHKRKKPGTRGRPDFCRRIVRKAIRWWTVLLFLPAIALLIVESSKVARKPQGEPKSEPVPVKESNGNLNRLDPTTRVVRGVREPCLKMLSPEKLQKLEFPASAEPNVPLKSIVYKSDLGEHLAAGNATLLPQYAGGTRFNLFTGNQTLHERGKSFKVNETAMVHCGFYSENGGFKISDDDKNYMRTCRAVVSTCAFGGGDDLYQPIGMTEASLEKVCYVAFWDEITLSAQEAEGNIIGDDHMIGKWRIVVVRDLPFADQRLNGKIPKNSAETGEAGVGMTAAAVGTCKGSLNRSWGYSGKILRRSNVEPSPFS is encoded by the exons ATGTCCTCCTCGATGCTTAACAGCATCTCCGTCTCCGTCTCGGACGACGAGGAGGTTACCGGCCGAATGCGGGTCCGGGTCCGCCATAAGCGCAAGAAACCCGGAACCCGCGGGCGGCCCGATTTCTGCCGGAGAATCGTGAGGAAGGCGATACGTTGGTGGACGGTACTCCTTTTTCTCCCGGCGATCGCGCTGCTCATCGTCGAGAGCTCGAAGGTGGCCAGGAAGCCCCAGGGTGAGCCCAAATCGGAGCCCGTCCCTGTAAAGGAGTCGAACGGGAACCTAAACCGCCTGGACCCCACCACCAGAGTCGTCAGGGGCGTTAGAGAGC CTTGCCTGAAGATGCTCAGTCCAGAAAAATTACAGAAACTGGAGTTCCCTGCTAGTGCAGAACCCAATGTTCCCCTCAAGAGCATTGTTTATAAATCAGATTTAGGGGAACACCTTGCTGCAGGTAATGCCACActtttgccacagtatgctggaGGTACAAGATTTAATTTATTCACTGGAAATCAAACGCTCCACGAGAGAGGAAAAAGTTTCAAG GTGAATGAAACTGCCATGGTGCATTGTGGTTTCTACAGTGAAAATGGTGGGTTTAAGATCTCTGATGATGACAAAAATTACATGCGAACTTGTAGAGCTGTCGTATCTACATGTGCATTTGGTGGCGGGGATGATCTCTACCAACCTATTGGGATGACAGAGGCATCACTTGAAAAG GTTTGCTATGTGGCATTTTGGGATGAAATCACTCTCTCAGCTCAGGAAGCAGAAGGAAACATAATTGGTGATGACCATATGATTGGTAAATGGCGTATCGTGGTTGTTAGAGATCTTCCTTTTGCCGATCAACGATTGAATGGAAAAATACCAAAG aattccgccgaaaccggagaagctggagttgggatgaccgcagccgccgtcgggacctgcaaaggaagtttaaaccggagttgggggtactccggcaagatcctcagacgctcaa